In one Umezawaea sp. Da 62-37 genomic region, the following are encoded:
- the thrS gene encoding threonine--tRNA ligase yields the protein MSESRPAAVATPPRVVVPSGTTAGAAVREAGLPGKGPDAIVVVRDPEGHLRDLSWVPRVDVEVEAVAANTPDGRSVIRHSTAHVLAQAVQQQFPEAKLGIGPPVKDGFYYDFQVERPFTPEDLLALEKRMKQIVKGSQRFSRRVVESVDAAKQELAAEPFKLELVDIKSDVDTAEVMEVGGGELTIYDNLDPRSGDRLWSDLCRGPHVPTTKHIPAFKLSRVAAAYWRGNEKNPQLQRIYGTAWESQEALDAHLELLLEAERRDHRKLGVELDLFSFPDEIGSGLAVFHPKGGIIRQEMENYSRQRHTEAGYEFVYSPHITKSSLFETSGHLDWYKDGMYPAMQLDAEYNEDGTVRKPGQDYYLKPMNCPFHDLIFKSRGRSYRELPLRMFEFGSVYRYEKSGVVHGLTRVRGMTQDDAHIFCTPDQVQDELKSLLGFVLGLLKDYGLDDFYLELSTRNPEKSVGSDEVWETATEALREAAVSSGLELVPDPGGAAFYGPKISVQAKDALGRTWQMSTIQLDFNLPERFELEYSANDGTRQRPVMIHRALFGSVERFFGVLTEHYAGAFPAWLAPVQVVGIPIADEHVDHLLGVQKVLRAKGIRVDVDASDDRMQKKIRTHTMQKVPFMLVAGGNDVESGAVSFRFRDGTQINGVPVEKAVDTIVDWVARRENSSPTAESVTAVQ from the coding sequence GTGTCCGAGTCGCGTCCCGCAGCCGTCGCCACCCCACCGCGCGTGGTGGTGCCGTCGGGGACCACCGCGGGGGCGGCGGTGCGCGAAGCCGGTCTGCCCGGCAAGGGTCCCGACGCGATCGTGGTCGTCCGCGATCCCGAAGGCCACCTCCGCGACCTGTCCTGGGTGCCGCGGGTGGACGTGGAGGTGGAGGCCGTCGCGGCGAACACCCCCGACGGCCGCAGCGTCATCCGGCACTCCACGGCGCACGTGCTCGCGCAGGCCGTGCAGCAGCAGTTCCCGGAGGCCAAGCTCGGCATCGGCCCGCCGGTGAAGGACGGCTTCTACTACGACTTCCAGGTCGAGCGCCCGTTCACGCCGGAGGACCTGCTCGCGCTGGAGAAGCGCATGAAGCAGATCGTGAAGGGTTCGCAGCGGTTCTCCCGCCGCGTGGTCGAGTCGGTCGACGCCGCCAAGCAGGAGTTGGCCGCCGAGCCGTTCAAGCTCGAACTGGTCGACATCAAAAGCGATGTGGACACGGCCGAGGTCATGGAGGTCGGCGGCGGCGAGCTGACGATCTACGACAACCTCGACCCGCGCTCGGGCGACCGGCTGTGGAGCGACCTGTGCCGCGGCCCGCACGTGCCTACGACCAAGCACATCCCGGCGTTCAAGCTGAGCCGCGTCGCCGCCGCGTACTGGCGCGGCAACGAGAAGAACCCGCAGCTCCAGCGCATCTACGGCACGGCGTGGGAGTCGCAGGAGGCGCTCGACGCGCACCTGGAGCTGCTGCTGGAGGCCGAGCGCCGCGACCACCGCAAGCTCGGCGTCGAGCTGGACCTGTTCAGCTTCCCGGACGAGATCGGCTCCGGCCTGGCGGTGTTCCACCCCAAGGGCGGGATCATCCGGCAGGAGATGGAGAACTACTCGCGGCAGCGCCACACCGAGGCCGGCTACGAGTTCGTCTACTCGCCGCACATCACCAAGAGCTCGCTGTTCGAGACCTCCGGTCACCTCGACTGGTACAAGGACGGCATGTACCCGGCGATGCAGCTCGACGCCGAGTACAACGAGGACGGTACGGTCCGCAAGCCCGGCCAGGACTACTACCTCAAGCCGATGAACTGCCCGTTCCACGACCTGATCTTCAAGTCGCGCGGGCGGTCCTACCGCGAGCTGCCGCTGCGGATGTTCGAGTTCGGCTCGGTGTACCGGTACGAGAAGTCCGGCGTGGTCCACGGCCTGACCCGCGTGCGCGGCATGACGCAGGACGACGCGCACATCTTCTGCACCCCCGACCAGGTCCAGGACGAGCTGAAGTCGCTGCTCGGCTTCGTGCTGGGGCTGCTGAAGGACTACGGCCTCGACGACTTCTACCTGGAGCTGTCGACCCGCAACCCGGAGAAGTCCGTCGGCTCCGACGAGGTGTGGGAGACGGCGACCGAGGCGCTGCGCGAGGCGGCCGTCTCCTCGGGCCTGGAGCTCGTGCCCGATCCCGGCGGCGCCGCGTTCTACGGCCCGAAGATCTCCGTGCAGGCCAAGGACGCGCTGGGCCGGACGTGGCAGATGTCCACGATCCAGCTGGACTTCAACCTGCCGGAGCGCTTCGAGCTGGAGTACTCCGCCAACGACGGCACCCGCCAGCGGCCGGTCATGATCCACCGCGCGCTGTTCGGCTCGGTCGAGCGCTTCTTCGGCGTCCTCACCGAGCACTACGCGGGCGCGTTCCCGGCGTGGCTGGCACCGGTCCAGGTCGTCGGCATCCCGATCGCCGACGAGCACGTCGACCACCTGCTGGGCGTGCAGAAGGTGTTGCGCGCCAAGGGGATCCGCGTCGACGTGGACGCGTCCGACGACCGGATGCAGAAGAAGATCCGCACGCACACCATGCAGAAGGTGCCGTTCATGCTCGTCGCGGGCGGCAACGACGTCGAGTCCGGCGCCGTGTCGTTCCGGTTCCGCGACGGCACGCAGATCAACGGCGTGCCGGTGGAGAAGGCGGTCGACACCATCGTGGACTGGGTCGCGCGGCGGGAGAACTCCTCGCCGACCGCGGAGTCCGTCACGGCGGTCCAGTGA
- a CDS encoding GNAT family protein, translating to MPNLQAIIDKPTLTGDRVRLVPLVAAHAPSMFPGVNDPEVRRFTGTHRVFTLEDVERYSATRAEQTDRVDLAVIRIEDGEVLGDIVLNGLDADNLTMGFRIALIAGRGEGHGTEAIRLLLRYAFDVIGLHRVELEVFDFNPRAIAAYRKCGFVEEGRMRDALLWEGEWHDALLMAVLSTDNI from the coding sequence ATGCCCAACCTCCAAGCGATCATCGACAAACCCACCCTCACGGGTGACCGCGTCCGGCTGGTCCCGCTCGTCGCCGCCCACGCCCCGAGCATGTTCCCCGGCGTGAACGACCCCGAGGTCCGCAGGTTCACCGGCACGCACCGGGTGTTCACGCTCGAGGACGTCGAGCGGTACTCCGCCACCCGTGCGGAGCAGACCGATCGGGTGGACTTGGCCGTCATCCGGATCGAGGACGGCGAGGTGCTCGGCGACATCGTGCTGAACGGCCTCGACGCCGACAACCTGACCATGGGCTTCCGCATCGCGCTGATCGCCGGGCGGGGCGAGGGCCACGGGACGGAGGCGATCCGGCTGCTCCTGCGCTACGCGTTCGACGTGATCGGCCTGCACCGGGTCGAGTTGGAGGTTTTCGACTTCAACCCGCGCGCCATCGCCGCCTACCGCAAGTGCGGCTTCGTGGAGGAGGGCAGGATGCGCGACGCGCTGCTCTGGGAGGGCGAGTGGCACGACGCTCTGCTCATGGCGGTGTTGAGCACCGATAACATCTGA